The Amphiura filiformis chromosome 15, Afil_fr2py, whole genome shotgun sequence region caaccgtgtagtgtaatcaaagattgTGTCGAGACAattaattcactgcttgctttgaAGCTCTTtaacgaaaatgtgtgctcagatgtatcgaggtggaaagtgtgcaatataatttataagagaatcgtttttgtatagaaacctttccatatgcttcCAAGTTCGACTCTTTGTTATAATAATTATACTATAACTATATAGCTAGTGttaactattctttttattaatctTTGAAGGTCGAGGATCAATTTATTGCAATCTTCATGAATGATCGGACTAGCAACTTGAAATTTCATGCTGACCCTTATAAGCCTACATGAACTTGATTTGCCTTTGACCCCATAACTCCTTTTAACTATACATGTCAATGTCACTGAAAATTTTTGACATTCTTAGGACCAGAGGAATAATCTATGATTTTGAGTGAAATCGAACTGCATGTTGATTTTTCACCATTGTAGGCCTAGCGGCGGTGAATTccattcgggggggggggggcacttacattacgtgatgaaaacgtgcccaaagttaccccattttacggtattaaataaattattttcaaataggcctaaattcgctcttctatctctctctgtCGTCTCTCGTCAATCTAAAAAAAATACCAACCTTCAGTACGTCACCAGCTGGTAAAAAAAGTCCAGGAAAAAAATGCAATAGCGCCCTCTGTGTTTTGGATTAATCTCTGCTACATGTTACATACTCACACAAAATGAGAGTTTTTAAAAAGAACTTTGTAATTACAAAATTGtgatttattttaatttcatgaacatgatgaacagtaTGGGCCGGCTGTATATCATTGTAACATGATTCTACGAATCTTTCCCACTTCCCAGTTAATTTTTGCCGGTTTATGTTTAGCGACGGTGAATGACAGAGTAAGAGTCTAAACTAAATATACCTTTGAAATCTGCGCAAGACTGCTCGCAACTTTTATTGATTgtctttttattactttttataacGTGAATTTTGTATCGGCGAAATGATAAATTCCTAAATATGCCAATAAATGAACTCTTATTAAAATGctaatttaatttgtttaaataatCAATACTATAAGTAAGTAAAATGTACACATTCCTTCATCAAAGCACGGATGGTTCAGTGGTAGAATTCTCGCCTGCCACGCGGgaggcccgggttcgattcccggtccgtgcacattttttttttctcctcCAAATTTGTTTGCTTTCAGCTATTAGTATTggtaattcattttgagaccggAATATTTCATTCTataattttttttccattaaaatacaaaaaaagccttataaggccaaaaaaaaaaccagattaatgcaatttttgcaagctcactaccattgggaagctagcaaacagagggagcactgaaaagtgaaaagatcaaattaatacaaatcagagttttaaggatatacgaggtattgttggtcgaagcagccagccaaaatatcgattttcattatcttaagggctggggtatgaacgtttggacagtatttattttgggacattagggcacatcagacatatcgaattgcattctgaatacgaagaatgtcattctgatatcaaataattttgaattttggcaaatcattaaaattgatatttttgatatttaacagtacttgaagtaaactttataaatctgatgatttatacttaaagtgtatggtgggttgaaaagccgacgatcaattgaaaatgttgacctttcttattgaagatatggatttttttccaaaaacacaaaaaaaattaggtctttttgggaaaaaaatccatatcttcaatatgaaaggtcaaaattttcaattgaccgtcggcttttcctcctgctacatacacttttaagaatatatcattagatttatataatttactctgaggactgttatatatcaaaattcgaacaatatcaaatttttataatttgtcataaaatttgtattatattgtgattttcaaaaaatgaaaattatttgatatcagaaagacatgcttcgtattcagaatacaattgataggtctgaggtgctctcatgtgccacaaaaaatactgtcgaaacgcaataaacgctcattttagatcccttaatcaatatattattgaaaaataacactttgatgttttgtaaaagttcattctacaatctTGCTTGTTgttggatctggaatgagcgtttcgacagtattttttgtgggacatgagagcacattagacatatcgaattgcattctgaatacaattaatcagcatttatgcaaattagctcattaattatgcaaatatgcaaattagagggcggcttcactatataatacattagaacatattagaaacactttgaccaagtttcaacacaaaagtatgcaaaataaaagttccctgaacatttatgcagtagcaaaatattggcaaaaattacatattaatgagcctttacagtcattttagctcattaactacattgattattgataaaaacaataagatacaaagaaaataggcctattaattgaaatattatgaaaaccgtatgtccgatttgcttcaaacaaacgGCATATTAGTCAGTGTTCTTTGTCCTACGCTATTAACTtaattgtttaaaacatgctcaggcCATTTTCTAGTTTCCAGAAAATGCATCCATTACCaccttaaaatagttgctaaccttaatactaATAACCACTgttatgcacaatgggcaagtggatatACGGTCTGAGAAGTCTAGTTCCTCTCCAAATGAATCAATTAAAGAAGATGTATATGATTTCAATCAaggtttaattttgttattctttactcaagaTGTTGaaatactatataggcctactttagtatatgttttcccagagtatttcgcacttatatcattcatattcataaataggacagtttaaattcgtccaataaatgaaataatgaatgaatgaatgaatgaatgaatgaacgaacgaacgaacgaacgaacgaacaaacgaacgaacgaacgaacaaacgaacgaacgaaagaacgaacgaatgaatgaacgaacgaaaaACCACTGAAATGGGTGTTACCTATAGGTCTATATCATCTGAGACTATTAttcaggtataatagtctcagataTCATGATGCATAATGATTGCGAGATTTTGTGAGGGTATTAAACAAATCTTGCAGCTGTATTTCTCTGAAGTTTTGAAATTTGTGTGTAGACTGTAGACCAAATGCAATCTGTCGATCAGATGATACGGCCGCatcaattaaataattatttaaacttAGTATTCCATATGATATACAGTCATGGGGGATGATACATACAGTATTAGGCCTACCTTTAACAACAGGTCCGTTTTCTTGAGTTCGGGTTCGGAGCATTTATCAGAGAGTAGGTATTGTGCCAAAGCCACAAATCTCTCCGAGTCTTGATCAGGCAGTTTGGAGGTAACGTCCGTAACAGCTAGTCGGAAGGCATACGGACGCGAAATTATGCACGGAAGAATAACATTTtcctgaaaaagaaaagaaaactcacaattattgatcaaataaaGTCATAAGCAAGAGCCTATGGTCTACACCAATGAAATGTGAACTATTACAAAACACTCAAGTTCAAAACGAACCTGTCTCGTCCATTCCCTCAATCGATTCCATAAAAGTgttataaaagtagacattttgtcattttgggaataagttatACCATATTTTAATTCTTACAAAATGAAATTTCGGGTACTAGTTCTCCCTTAGATCATTCTATGGGCTTCACTATTTCCTATGTTTATTATATACAGAGGAAGTATGTGTTAAAAATACCAGTAACTATTCATTTGGGGCATAATAGACCAGAAGATCatttatatattttgatattcttAGGTATTGATTTAGGGTTCTCTTAAATAAGAGAACTGCTCTTTCAATTTTACCTTCaaacctaagatgacttcattggGATTCGCCCCCGTTGCTAAGAAGTCTGCAGCTCGAGCACTCATCAAAGTCTCGGCTAATGGTGTCGCTATTTCATCAGGATCACAGTCGTCACTCAGCATAACAAATGTCTGTGGTTTAAAGAGACCAAACATTATGATTCAGTCTTGTCTCATGTCATTATAGCCTATTGaaaagagacagacagacagacagacagacagacagacagacagacacatatACTCACGCACCCCTACTTGTGTGTCTGTGTGActtttcttgtgtgtctttttgacCCGACGGACAAATGACGGACGCAGGATGGACCTCTTGTGCATGTTGTGTGTCCTTTTTTCCATCTTGCGTGTCTTTTTTGTTGATGTCACTGATTGTTGCTTGTGTGCCTTTTTTAATACCTTCAAAAATGAGCTCTATACCCACTCTATAAACCCCGTATAAACCCcttgagcgttttgagcgtttcgacagtatttttgtgggacatgagagcacatcagacatatcgaattgcattctgaatacgaagaatgtctttctgatatcaaataattttcatttttgaaattcacgatataatacaaattttatgacaaattattaaaatttgttatttttcacattttgatatataacatgaacagtcctcgaagtaaatttgataaatctaatgatatattcttaaagtgcatgtagctgggaggaaatgccgacgatcaattaaaaattttgacctttcatattgaagatatggatttttttcccaaaaagacctaatttttgttggtgttttgggaaaaaaaatccatatcttcaatacgaaaggtcaacattttcaattgatcgtcggcttttcatcccagctacatgcactttaagtataaatcatcagatttataaagtttacttcgagtactgttaaatatcaaaaatgtcaatttttaatcatttgtcataaaatgtgtattacattgcgaatttcaaaagatcaaaattatttgatatcagaaggacattctttgtattcagaatgcaattcgatatgtctgatgtgctctcatgtcccacaataaatactgtccaaacgttcataccccaccccttaagacacACAAGAAAAAATCGACACACAAGCTTTGTACTAAAAAAAAAAGGCACATAAGCATAGCCTCGCCGAACAGACACCccgacaaacagacagacacatAAACACCCCGACAGACGGAGAGGGGGAGATAGGGAGAGAGAGCGACTGGAGAGACAGACATAAGAGAGACAAACATAGTTCACAGAAAGACATAATACAGAGAGATGTAATGGGAAGGAAATGGgggaaaataagaaaaaatagAGTATTTGGGGTGAGGAAGGgaagaaaaaacacaaaattgtagGGTCTTTTGGGGAAGAGTGGGTCTTTTGGGAAACAAGACAAATATGGGGTCGGGGAGGCAAACGGGCAAAAAATATGGAGGTCTTCTAGGGCTGTACATAATGCACATCTTAATACCCCTCCCCGCGGACCGGGATCGGAGCAATTggtgcagtggcgtgcgcaaggggggggggggggcacgtgccccccacttttgttggtcattcggggaaaaacgttgctcctaatcagactccattcggggaactgaacaacttgccccccccactttcaatgtgctgcgcacgccactgaattGGTGCCCTCATGATCTTCTTACCGGCAATTTGAAGTGATTGGTAACAGGCAAATCTGGGGTAAACTTTCCAGTATAATTTTGAGTAAGCTAGCATAATGCTGTTTTACCCCTTCCTTTGAGTCACTTTTATATATCGTCATGTGCACGACACATACGCAGCATCTGTCAAACAAAATGATACACAGACCAAGCTttatgttaggcaaaaaaaaccaaaacaacaagtttgtttcctgtagcgcgcacaTTTCATTTTTGACGGCTTTTTTGAGCATTTagattttttatttacttttgaaaaaaaaaaaaaaaaatcgcaaaaaataatataaaacactactggagtaaacatcagacattttttaaatacttttttaatctgcaggttgaaaggggatcataaatattcttgaatatgaagaaatgtgattttttttgtgtcggagagacccactgtaaatttccattccaatttgcagcaaaaaaggttttttttttttttcatttgaagacatggatttaaaaaaataaaaataaaaaaccgcatttcgcatttgactttttaacctgctacaggaaacatacatggttttttttttgccttatacacTCCTCTATACCCATCCGGACTTTTACCCACTTGTCACTTACAAATCCGGACCTTTTCCTCTTTTAATGCAACTCCTATAGTCTATACCCTTCCGTATATACAATAATGAAGTTGGAATTCCGCAATTTCAAGATGAAAGTGGTTACTATTTCCGGGATATTTGCATTTGTTACCTTTGGATTTCCGGCTTTTTTTCCTGTGGTTATTCGTGACCGGAAATCCAAACTTTTGTAGAGGGATAAGCTTGGAAATCCGAGGTTTTTCTCTCATTCCCTCCTCTATACAGGGCCGGTGTGCACttgttttctggaatagcccattgccgtTTTGAAAAACTAAATATTAATcgtctaaaattaaaaaaaggtttaaaatgCTAAAGTATCTTGATATCTTATCTAACCACCATTTTAGTCCCACATTTCTTGACGTTTCTTAAAGAAAATGACTTAAAGAGGGgcccatttcactcaactttacgaagcttcgtaagtctcgaaatcattcgtaacttacgacgtaagttccatttcactctgcatttcactaaacttacttacgaacggtacccttcgtaagtaatagggatttactatagggacccttcgtaaagttacgtctagtattgggtattcgtaactttacgaacagttacttgagttacgaagggttaaaagtttagcgAAATGGACCccagattaattattttaatcaaaattgctgcaaaaagtggaaattttcgtaattttggggttttactgggggaaacaggggcaAGGATCATGGTAATCCCCCCCACCGCCGTGGCGCCGCTACTGAGTAACATTGCAAATcagatgagtgtcatttcatGGAATGTTCAGGAAACAGAAGACTTGTTCTACCAAGCACATGAAGTCTTTTTACACCAAACATCACTTTTGTGAGCATCGTAAGGACAAGAACGGATGAAAATCAAGATTACCAGTTTCTGATCCTTTAGACATTTTGAGTATATATACGTGGCTCAGTCCGGGATTGATAAATTCCTTACCTTTGAATATCTGCAGTAAGAGTGATCACGACATCAAAACCATCAATTAAATTCAAACTGTGATCGCAAAGCAGCATGGGAGTCATATGATGCAAACCATGTGACTGATGATGCGTAGTGCTCAACTGCGCAGTTTGACGTATGATATTTGTCATGAATGGGAAAGAAAACGTGATGTGTTGTTTCTCGGGTTTGATTGAAAAACTCTTCATTGCctgcaaatcaatcaatcaatcaatcaatcaatgatcaatcaatcaattatcaaTCAATTAAAGATCTGACAAATTTTACATTCTCAGCTTACAGCTACGGACCTTTAATGCatgagtggatacaaaatctaccattgagcgtgtacaatggtagattttgaatCCACTCTTGTATCAAGGGTCTTTGATATCTAACTTACGATATACCGTAAAGTGTAGCGTTTGAGCCACATTGTTTATCAATCGCACTTAAATTTCGAAAACGTGGATGAAGCAAaagttgtaaattgtattttttctAAACCCTGTACGGCAAATCTACTTTTAACTTACTCTTTGTACATTATCTGGTAGACATCCCACAATACCCATGGTAAGAGCGTACACTCCCGCACGTATGGTAGAGTCTTCTTTGACATCAATCACGTCAGAATCATCTGTGAAGAATGGTTTGCTGGGATTGGTCGAAGATATTGAATAAATACCATCGGACGTTAGCTGCATGATCAAAACAAAATGCCTATTTATTGTTTAATACCATTTGAATAGGTTTATACAGGTTACATCAAAATGACTGTTACCCATCGGCTTTCAGTAATCATGGTGATTATGAATGTCAAACTGCAACATAAGATCCACCTATATGTAGATTAACGTTATGTCTTAAAACTATAAATTCTGGCCATTTGTATACGATcgaatgttgtatttggaagaaataCGCTTTGTAATGCATCAACATTGACGAGTATACAATAATTTGAATGCATCACATAAATATGAGCATTAAAGTTATCCTCTGGCCATGGTCTATATGCTCTGGCGCAAACATGCTTTTTAGGGTACACCAATGTGCAAGGTGCCAACTTGAAGACTGTGCTTAGATAAATGGCAAATGTTGATATTTGGACAATTTCAAAATCGTCCGTATAACAagcgtcccagcaaacacaaaacgttttcaagatTATacgcaaaatgttagaaaaggttgAAAGTGTttttgtcaggttatataaagggtgtataagaatataaaacgtttccataacgTAATTTTATTTAAGCGTTGACGAAATATTTGCAAAAAGTGTTTGCCAAAAaatttttacaataaaattttaacaacattttaataatgttattgtagtgtgttttcacacaaaacgttttaaaacattttcatgacctctattaaacccgacatttaatattattataacgtttttaccATAACCAAAACCCAAATATaccatgtttaaaacgttttaaaaacattttgtgtttgctggggtatagCAGAAATGGCTTCGTACCTTTGATATTTGTCCTTCGGCTCTAATATCCTCTGCAACATGGGTCGTAATTCGTTGTTTCGGAGAAGTAAGACTCGGAGTGGTGGCACAATTCGACCAGCCTGGTGGATGAGGGATCGTTGTTGTGGGATTTGCTTCTGGGTCTGTATAATCTTTGACGGGTCTCGGGTGGTCATGGATGCCTAAACTTTCTAAAACAATCGCGTCATTAAAACTATGCCAGCGATGCATTACGGGATTACCGAAAAACCCTTTACACCTGAAAaagaataataacaaaatattatgaaaagaTGTTAGAAATCAAGACCTGATTGAGAACTTTTATACTGGTTACCGCAACTGGCATGACTGGGATGtcgcttaggcgacgaaaaaaagaaaccctgttctacgggcggacggacctttcaagtagggtcggtcggtcggccttttttttaaatgacccaaaaaatcaccaaaatctgtaaataatttgcaatttgagaaaatacaaaataaaatgttgttcCTGAAAtcagaaatttgggtcggcattcatttgtacaggaattttttttcccaatctgttcaaactctgggtcggtcgggctcgTAGAAGaggtttttcttttttcgtcgccttatatgACAATTTGTGTCTGATTTTTAGCACCAACAAAATTAGTATTTTCGTTTTTGAATGCCAATATACAGTGAATTCCATTAAAACGTTACCAAAACCGGTCAGGATGACTTAAGAACCAATCAGTCGCAACCCTTAATACACCTTGATGACCTTCCCCTATCAGATGACTCGCGCTAAGCATCTGAACTGAAAACTCCAACTTGCCTGATGTACGCTCCCAACACGATCGATTGGAAACTATTTTACACACTGTTGCTCCGTATATAGATCATAGAGGCATAATTTGGGCAACGGAATTGACAACCGACAGCCCTATACTACCGACGAGGTCTTTTGCACATTAACCTATAACGACTGTGataatagagaggttgcgatttccaaacgtacgcaTCATATACGCCCGTATatcaattcaaaatcactctcatgtgacgggatgAGTGACGGGATTGAacaggattttgaatagatgtacGGGCGTACGATACGCAGggcctacgtttggaaatcgcaacctctctagtgGCGTAAATAAACTCGCGATCTTCTCTACTCTCTGGCGGGAAGTTTGAACTTGTTACACGTGATATGACGTTTTACATTTTCTTACTTGCTAATTTAGTAGTTAAGTTTGTGCAGCTTACCGCTTATGTACCAGTACGCCGTTGCATTCTTGTTCCGGGCATTGTCTCCCTGATAACCGATAGCGATCCCGTTGTGAAGATGGAGGACGATAAGCTGGTTTCACCCGTCTCTCACTAGTCGTCATCGGTATTCGCTTCAAATAATTCACGTGACATAATGTGCATATCATTACACCTGTACAGACCTTCTCGATGACATTGTCACGAGATGAAATTTGTTGCATGGTCCAACCTTTGTGTGCAAAGGAATAAAATACATGGAATGCAATAAGTGCCAAAGGTTATATCACAAAAACAGCCAAATGTTACTGAAGAGCACTAGGTAGACACGGTGTGATGGCAAGTCGTACACACCCCCATATTCAATATTATACACAAACACACCAtttacccacccaccccacccccgtaCCGCTCCACACACCCCACATGCCACACATTCACTCGCACCCCCACACGATACATGCACacccaccccctcccccctccccatagCAGTcacaaattaacaaataatttgatacaggcttgacatttaatatggaatatttcttcacagcattcagctgtgacaaatgccaattgctgacaaagtttaggaaatatcaccttaaACCCCAATGaacttgataataacagaacaatgttgcatgaagtccgaaattgtgtcccccacaaagctcaactTCAGTCTCCCTAAACCCGCCATTTTAagcaaatgcactacattatgagcaccataatgtaaactcatggaaagcacattttctatcaaaaattatttgacaccatctcccgacacaccccaataaatatttaacctGTGCGGTTTGTGCAGACCCCTTTGAGGTgggtcttggcacttcgtgaagaaatatccCATaattattaaatgtcaagtctgtaatatgtGTAAATTGGTGCTGATGCTAATGTAGGCTTTCCAAACATTGGACCTCCTCGTGACGCGACATTTGATATGTTCACTCGACTCCATGCCACCTCATCACACCCATTCCCCAACATATCACCCACACCGACCCCACACTGCCCCTCGCCCCCTACACCCGTCTTACCCGCTTTTTGTTGTACAGCATTAGGGTTATCTGGTCTATACCTCCGTGTGCCGTTACCCTCTACCCATTTGTCAAAAACGTCAAAGGAAACCTGTAAAAACATGATTACAAAATGGTGTATGATCTTATTAGAATTAGTCCGACGAggggacctgtttttttcttagtataagcctaccaactatactctgattctgatcgctcaagaaagacaAAAATCCACTAATCGCCCctctggactttcgcgattcgttttcttgcgccatgtgagatataGTGATCATTATATATAGTCTGAactgagtatagtctggtaacatatagaaaaaaggtcctactcgtcgcgTCGGACTAATTAGAATTGGaccttaggcctcgtatccataggctgttcccttgtggcttgtgcccttgttccgtagTAGTAAGTTAGCCTGTTAAACCATGATTCGACGTGCACTTGATGCACACAAAATAGACTGTTTAGCTTTGATTTGACGTGCACTTGATGCACAAATGGCGTTCCCTTGATGCAAATTGCACACTGCTACACTGCTGTATCTGTATCACTCACTGAATTGAGCAATTCTGATGTGACACCCAGGCCCAGTCCACCTTAATTAATCGTTCCTCCAAAAGCATTCTCTAGGCCACTAGTATATCATTTGGCGCTATTAATTAACTCCCTTAGTTGTCCACTGCTATACTCTATCTATATCACTCATTGAATCGACCAATTTCGCTATTTCCTCCAAGCATTCATTTGGCCAATAGTATATA contains the following coding sequences:
- the LOC140172086 gene encoding uncharacterized protein, which gives rise to MHRWHSFNDAIVLESLGIHDHPRPVKDYTDPEANPTTTIPHPPGWSNCATTPSLTSPKQRITTHVAEDIRAEGQISKLTSDGIYSISSTNPSKPFFTDDSDVIDVKEDSTIRAGVYALTMGIVGCLPDNVQRAMKSFSIKPEKQHITFSFPFMTNIIRQTAQLSTTHHQSHGLHHMTPMLLCDHSLNLIDGFDVVITLTADIQRCCVCVVHMTIYKSDSKEGVKQHYASLLKIILESLPQICLLPITSNCRGGTFVMLSDDCDPDEIATPLAETLMSARAADFLATGANPNEVILGLKENVILPCIISRPYAFRLAVTDVTSKLPDQDSERFVALAQYLLSDKCSEPELKKTDLLLKDPAFVPTVVRQFWALWGHELIAPKIFPIAKTLWDSDIIEDETAEQDHATVEGIQKWQTIFKLKCSSQRLSFREILQRLVQTLKAQGPIEEDPEDSKRQTNPLSSHHPRGIIPDGLCHQLPRGNSAAKTSQLFLNNNIILPEEGFERPRLNLASSTESIMRSSVEQGSSSDDGFEFTRFSSAFNESAPLPPDMDNERQYPCSLFCASPSVTQNIRHPSHHPFPFLPSSHGPLLPSRMPPALHSHVRHNDPLLMVAPPRRSDYFSRVFPPPRTPPYFHTQKLLSLADDRSRMRELRVRTNHAGPNIGLMRQPLDSGLFST